A DNA window from Gorilla gorilla gorilla isolate KB3781 chromosome 6, NHGRI_mGorGor1-v2.1_pri, whole genome shotgun sequence contains the following coding sequences:
- the TARP gene encoding T-cell receptor gamma alternate reading frame protein, whose translation MQMLPPSPLFFFLQLLKQSSRRLEHTFVFLRDFSQILLRYIGKKRRATRFCDPRRGTP comes from the coding sequence ATGCAGATGCTTCCCCCAAGCCcactatttttcttccttcaattgCTGAAACAAAGCTCCAGAAGGCTGGAACATACCTTTGTCTTCTTGAGAGATTTTTCCCAGATACTATTAAGATACATTGGCAAGAAGAGAAGAGCAACACGATTCTGCGATCCCAGGAGGGGAACACCATGA